Proteins encoded within one genomic window of Blattabacterium cuenoti:
- a CDS encoding A/G-specific adenine glycosylase — MYFSEKIINWYKKNGRKLPWRETKNPYYILVSEFMLQQTKVSLKTIKCYLNFIKKFPNLKKLAQAEEKDVLKEWEGLGYYTRAIHLHFFAKKLKNKPIDFFPKKYKDLIQYKGIGPYTGAAIASICFNEVIPAIDGNAYRVFSRYIGIYHDITLSVSNNKFRIYISKMIDHNFPGLFNQAIMDLGSILCTPKKAKCFLCPVKRSCFSFKNGTVYKFPVKNNRKKKPILGRFFYYIFICNYHKKLCLNKRLSKDIWKGLYDFPLIESKKKLTENEIRENVWKKFQLIYNNVIYQIRHKLTHQILSIQFLNCEITQNFSKNIFLEKFIFIPYGKICEYPFPSPILLFLKHEKMI; from the coding sequence ATGTATTTTTCTGAAAAAATAATCAATTGGTATAAAAAAAATGGAAGAAAACTTCCTTGGAGAGAAACTAAAAACCCATATTATATATTAGTTTCAGAATTTATGTTACAACAAACAAAAGTTTCATTAAAAACTATTAAATGTTATTTAAACTTTATAAAAAAATTTCCAAATTTAAAAAAACTTGCTCAAGCTGAAGAAAAAGATGTATTAAAAGAGTGGGAAGGGTTAGGATATTATACAAGAGCTATTCATCTTCATTTTTTTGCGAAAAAATTAAAAAATAAGCCAATTGATTTTTTTCCGAAGAAATACAAAGATTTAATCCAATATAAAGGAATTGGTCCATATACTGGTGCGGCTATAGCATCTATATGTTTTAATGAAGTTATCCCTGCTATTGATGGAAACGCTTATAGAGTTTTTTCTAGATATATAGGAATTTATCATGACATTACATTATCTGTTTCAAACAATAAATTTCGAATTTATATTTCAAAAATGATAGATCATAATTTTCCAGGTCTTTTTAATCAAGCCATTATGGATTTAGGTTCTATTTTATGTACACCAAAAAAAGCGAAATGCTTTTTATGTCCAGTAAAACGTTCCTGTTTTTCATTTAAAAATGGAACTGTATATAAATTTCCTGTTAAAAACAATAGAAAAAAAAAACCTATTCTAGGGAGATTTTTCTATTACATTTTTATATGTAACTATCATAAAAAACTTTGTCTTAATAAGAGGTTGTCAAAAGACATATGGAAAGGTCTTTATGATTTCCCTTTAATAGAATCTAAGAAAAAACTAACGGAGAATGAAATCAGAGAAAACGTTTGGAAAAAATTTCAACTCATTTATAATAATGTTATTTATCAAATAAGACATAAACTAACTCATCAGATCTTATCAATTCAATTTTTAAATTGTGAAATAACACAAAATTTTTCTAAGAATATATTCTTAGAAAAATTTATTTTTATTCCATATGGAAAAATTTGTGAATATCCTTTTCCTAGTCCTATTCTCTTGTTTTTAAAACATGAAAAAATGATTTAG
- a CDS encoding HU family DNA-binding protein, with product MTKADIITEIISETGSERIDTQKVIETFMKKIKQSLKSGENVYLRGFGSFIIKHRAKKLGRHISKDMSIVIPAHNIPAFKPAKSFTELVKKNVPIKK from the coding sequence ATGACAAAAGCAGATATAATAACAGAAATCATATCAGAAACTGGATCTGAGAGAATTGACACGCAAAAGGTGATAGAAACATTTATGAAAAAAATAAAACAAAGTCTGAAATCAGGAGAAAATGTTTACTTAAGAGGATTTGGATCATTTATTATTAAACATCGAGCGAAAAAACTTGGAAGACATATATCAAAGGATATGTCTATTGTAATTCCTGCGCATAATATCCCAGCATTTAAACCTGCGAAATCATTTACTGAGTTAGTCAAAAAAAATGTTCCTATTAAAAAATAA
- a CDS encoding citrate synthase: MCFSNIVNFDINGCNYKLPVVYGTYCYEKAINISQLRENTGFITFDPGFKNTGITKSSISFIDGEKGELLYRGYPIEQIINKCSFIETSYLLLNGELPNTGQLKSFSKRIEEFNSISKEIYKIFDKIPAFYHPMGILSSLTCILTAFTDSSTIQEEKDIYFHLLAKLPILAALTYRKKVGLPIHYVDVEKTTNNNNNLDYNYTYNLLKMFFSVPKKSYQINPVIPDALEKLLILHADHEQNCSTTTVRLLSSVHANLLSSVSAGISALWGRLHGGANQAVIEMLENILNSGGNIKKWIEKAKDKKDPFRLMGFGHRIYKNFDPRAKIVKKVAENVIQKLGISDPILELAKELEEIVLKEPYFMEKKLYPNIDFYSGIIYQAMGIPKDMFTVMFALGRLPGWMAHWKEMRLNREPIGRPRQIYIGYKKRNIH; the protein is encoded by the coding sequence ATGTGCTTCAGCAATATTGTTAATTTTGATATTAATGGATGTAATTATAAATTACCAGTAGTATATGGTACTTATTGTTATGAAAAAGCTATTAATATTTCTCAACTTAGAGAAAATACAGGGTTCATTACCTTTGATCCAGGATTTAAAAATACAGGGATTACTAAAAGCTCTATTAGTTTTATAGACGGAGAAAAAGGAGAGCTTTTATACAGAGGATATCCTATAGAACAAATTATTAATAAATGTTCGTTTATAGAAACAAGTTACCTTCTTTTAAATGGAGAGCTCCCTAATACGGGACAACTAAAATCCTTCTCTAAAAGAATAGAAGAATTTAATTCAATTAGTAAAGAAATTTATAAAATATTTGATAAAATTCCTGCATTTTATCATCCTATGGGAATTTTATCTTCTTTAACATGTATTCTTACTGCATTTACAGATTCTTCTACTATTCAAGAAGAAAAAGATATATATTTTCATCTTCTAGCTAAACTTCCTATATTAGCAGCTTTAACTTACAGAAAAAAGGTAGGCCTTCCTATTCATTATGTAGATGTAGAAAAAACAACAAATAATAACAATAACCTAGATTATAATTATACTTATAATCTTTTAAAAATGTTTTTTTCTGTTCCTAAAAAATCTTATCAAATAAACCCAGTTATTCCAGATGCTTTGGAGAAGCTTTTAATCTTACATGCAGACCATGAACAAAATTGTTCTACAACAACAGTGCGTTTGTTAAGTTCTGTTCATGCTAACCTTCTTTCATCTGTCTCTGCAGGAATTAGTGCTCTTTGGGGAAGATTACATGGTGGAGCAAATCAAGCTGTAATTGAAATGTTAGAAAACATTTTAAATAGTGGTGGAAATATAAAAAAATGGATAGAAAAAGCAAAAGATAAAAAAGATCCATTTCGATTAATGGGTTTTGGACATAGAATTTATAAAAATTTTGATCCTAGAGCTAAAATAGTAAAAAAAGTAGCTGAAAATGTTATTCAGAAATTAGGAATTTCTGATCCTATTTTGGAATTAGCAAAAGAACTTGAAGAAATAGTTCTGAAAGAACCATATTTTATGGAAAAAAAACTTTATCCAAATATAGATTTTTATTCTGGAATTATTTATCAAGCTATGGGAATTCCAAAAGACATGTTTACAGTTATGTTTGCTTTGGGAAGATTGCCTGGATGGATGGCTCATTGGAAAGAAATGAGATTAAATAGAGAACCTATAGGAAGACCTAGACAAATTTATATAGGATATAAAAAAAGAAATATTCACTGA
- a CDS encoding GYDIA family GHMP kinase, with amino-acid sequence MIPKFQYKKFFYSHGKLLLTGEYLILYGAYGLAFPTVKGQSLSIYYGDKGSVLRWKSLNEINKPWFECVFILPSLEICYETEKKTALKLRNLLLEYRKLQKKFLKNSENKIFVKTKLEFPINWGLGSSSTLISNISKWAKVNPYVLLEKNFLMGSGYDIACGFYKKPIFYKLKKNKKPHIIPIDFNPTFKEKLFFLHLNKKQNTCDGIRFFLSKKKIFPEKK; translated from the coding sequence ATGATTCCTAAATTTCAATACAAAAAATTTTTTTATAGCCATGGAAAACTTTTGTTAACAGGAGAATATTTAATTTTATATGGAGCTTATGGATTAGCTTTTCCTACAGTGAAAGGACAATCACTTTCTATTTATTACGGAGATAAAGGATCTGTGTTACGATGGAAAAGTTTAAATGAAATCAATAAACCTTGGTTTGAATGTGTTTTTATTCTTCCTTCTTTAGAAATTTGTTATGAGACAGAAAAAAAAACAGCTTTAAAATTAAGAAATTTATTATTAGAATATAGAAAACTTCAAAAGAAATTTCTGAAAAATTCGGAAAATAAAATATTTGTAAAAACAAAATTAGAATTTCCAATAAATTGGGGGCTAGGAAGTAGTTCTACTTTGATAAGTAATATTTCAAAATGGGCAAAAGTCAACCCTTATGTATTACTAGAAAAAAATTTCTTAATGGGAAGTGGATATGATATTGCTTGTGGATTTTACAAAAAACCAATTTTTTACAAATTAAAAAAAAACAAAAAACCTCATATTATTCCTATAGATTTTAATCCCACATTCAAAGAAAAACTTTTTTTTCTACATCTTAATAAAAAACAAAATACTTGCGATGGAATAAGATTTTTTCTATCAAAAAAAAAAATATTTCCAGAAAAAAAATAA
- the fabD gene encoding ACP S-malonyltransferase, which yields MKAYIFPGQGSQFIGMGKDLYNTSSLARKLFHLSDDILGFQMTCIMFNGTMEILKKTKYTQLAIYIYSVIKTKILNNFNPDMVAGHSLGELSALTSIDVFSFEEGLRLVSQRALAMQEICESVHGGMAAIFGLEDNVIEKICKRDNGIIVPANYNYPGQLVISGEYDSLKRVCSFFKKIGGKILMLPVHGAFHSPIMEPARKKFSKFIETISFKDSKCPIYQNVNAQPVKKSSNIKKNLIQQLTSPVKWKQSIENMKNHGAISFIDVGPGHLLQKINKKIINSIL from the coding sequence ATGAAAGCTTATATATTTCCTGGTCAGGGATCCCAATTTATAGGAATGGGAAAAGATTTATACAATACTTCTAGTTTAGCTAGAAAATTATTTCATTTATCAGATGATATTTTAGGATTTCAAATGACATGTATTATGTTCAACGGAACTATGGAAATTCTAAAAAAAACTAAGTACACACAATTGGCAATTTATATTTATTCAGTAATAAAAACAAAAATATTAAATAATTTTAATCCAGATATGGTAGCTGGACATTCTCTAGGAGAATTATCTGCTTTAACCTCTATTGATGTTTTTTCTTTTGAAGAAGGATTGAGATTAGTATCTCAAAGAGCATTAGCAATGCAAGAAATATGTGAATCTGTACATGGAGGAATGGCGGCTATTTTTGGATTAGAAGATAATGTTATAGAAAAAATTTGTAAGAGAGATAATGGAATTATAGTTCCTGCTAATTACAATTATCCAGGACAATTAGTTATTTCTGGAGAATACGATTCTTTAAAAAGAGTTTGTTCTTTTTTTAAAAAAATAGGAGGAAAAATTTTGATGCTCCCTGTTCATGGAGCTTTTCATTCTCCTATCATGGAACCCGCTAGAAAAAAGTTCTCTAAGTTTATAGAAACCATTTCATTTAAAGATTCCAAATGTCCTATCTATCAAAATGTAAATGCTCAACCAGTTAAAAAATCCAGTAATATCAAAAAAAACCTTATCCAACAATTGACTTCTCCAGTGAAATGGAAACAGTCCATAGAAAATATGAAAAATCATGGGGCTATTTCATTTATAGATGTAGGACCTGGCCATCTTTTACAAAAGATAAACAAAAAAATAATTAATTCAATATTATAA
- a CDS encoding TatD family hydrolase, with amino-acid sequence MKITDTHTHLYMNQFDVDRDLVIKRAIDSGINRFYLPSINTSTIPKILKLEEKYPNICFSMIGLHPSEVDSENLEYELKNIEKWLNNHRSFLFVGEIGIDLHLGNKYLHEQKYVFQTQVQWAKKKKKPISIHCRKAFDQVFEILSKEKDSNLKGIFHCFSGTLEQAKQIIDFGIKLGIGGMITFKNNYMNQFLHKISLDNIVLETDSPYLSPYPFRGKRNEPVYLKIILNKLSQIYSISEEKIAQIINLNVENLMFSFS; translated from the coding sequence ATGAAAATAACCGATACTCATACACATTTATATATGAATCAATTTGATGTAGATAGAGATCTTGTAATAAAAAGAGCAATAGATAGTGGAATAAATAGATTTTATCTTCCTTCTATCAATACTTCTACAATTCCAAAAATATTAAAGTTAGAAGAAAAATATCCTAATATATGTTTTTCTATGATAGGATTGCATCCTAGTGAAGTAGATTCAGAAAATTTAGAATATGAATTGAAAAATATTGAAAAATGGTTAAATAATCATCGTTCATTTCTTTTTGTGGGAGAAATAGGAATAGATTTGCATTTAGGAAATAAATATCTTCATGAACAAAAATACGTTTTTCAAACTCAAGTGCAATGGGCAAAAAAGAAAAAAAAACCTATATCTATTCATTGTAGAAAAGCTTTTGATCAAGTTTTTGAAATCTTATCAAAAGAAAAAGATTCCAATTTAAAGGGAATCTTTCATTGTTTTTCTGGAACATTAGAACAAGCAAAACAAATTATTGATTTTGGAATCAAACTAGGAATTGGAGGAATGATTACTTTTAAAAATAATTATATGAATCAATTTTTACATAAAATAAGTTTAGATAATATAGTATTAGAAACAGATTCTCCATATTTATCTCCTTATCCTTTTAGGGGAAAAAGAAATGAACCTGTTTATCTTAAAATAATTTTGAATAAATTATCTCAAATTTATTCTATTTCAGAAGAAAAAATCGCTCAAATTATTAATTTGAATGTAGAAAATCTCATGTTTTCTTTCTCATGA
- the fumC gene encoding class II fumarate hydratase — MTFRTEKDTLGSVQIPIDKYWGAQTERSRNNFKIGLEGSMPIEIIHAFSILKKAAAHANFEFGILSKKKRDLITLVCDEIIEGKLNDQFPLVIWQTGSGTHSNMNVNEVISNRSHVLMGGILGKGRSSIHPNDDVNKSQSSNDTYSTAMHIACYKKLIEKTIPSIRELRNSLEKKSNSFKNVVKIGRTHLMDAVPITLGQEFSGYVSQIDHGLNSIKKTLEHLSQLAIGATAVGTGLNSPKGYDSKVIEYICQYTGIPFKIANNKFEALASHDAIVESHNSLKQIAVSLIKISNDIRFLASGPRSGIGEIFLPENEPGSSIMPGKINPTQCEALIMVCTQVIGHDVSISIAGSSGNYELNVYKPLMAYNFLQSAHLLSDACISFSNFCVKGIMPNYKRIKELLDKSLMLVTALNPHIGYEKSAKIAKYAYKNNTTLKEEAVRLGYLTIEEFDKLVRPEKMV, encoded by the coding sequence ATGACTTTTAGGACAGAAAAAGACACTTTAGGAAGCGTCCAAATCCCTATTGATAAATATTGGGGAGCTCAAACAGAAAGATCAAGAAACAATTTTAAAATAGGATTAGAGGGTTCTATGCCCATAGAAATTATTCATGCTTTTTCTATTTTAAAAAAAGCGGCAGCACACGCAAATTTTGAATTTGGAATTTTATCCAAAAAAAAAAGAGATTTAATTACTTTAGTGTGCGATGAAATTATAGAAGGAAAATTAAATGATCAATTTCCTTTAGTAATATGGCAAACAGGATCTGGAACGCATTCTAATATGAATGTCAATGAAGTTATTTCCAATAGATCTCATGTTTTAATGGGAGGAATTCTTGGAAAAGGAAGATCTTCAATCCATCCAAATGATGATGTCAACAAATCTCAATCATCTAACGACACTTATTCTACGGCAATGCATATAGCATGTTATAAAAAACTCATAGAAAAAACCATTCCTTCTATAAGAGAACTACGTAATTCTTTAGAAAAAAAATCCAATTCTTTTAAAAATGTGGTTAAAATAGGAAGAACTCATCTTATGGATGCTGTTCCTATAACTTTGGGACAAGAATTTTCAGGATATGTTTCTCAAATAGATCATGGATTAAATTCTATAAAAAAAACTTTAGAACATCTTTCCCAATTAGCTATTGGAGCTACTGCTGTAGGAACTGGACTAAATTCTCCTAAAGGATACGATTCTAAAGTTATAGAGTACATTTGTCAATATACTGGGATTCCATTTAAAATTGCGAATAATAAATTCGAAGCTTTAGCATCTCATGATGCTATTGTTGAATCTCATAATTCACTAAAACAGATCGCTGTTTCTTTAATTAAAATATCAAATGATATTCGTTTTTTAGCTTCTGGACCACGTTCTGGAATTGGAGAAATTTTTCTTCCTGAAAATGAACCTGGATCTTCCATTATGCCTGGAAAAATAAATCCGACACAGTGTGAAGCGCTTATTATGGTTTGTACACAAGTTATAGGACATGACGTTTCAATTTCAATAGCTGGATCTTCAGGAAATTATGAACTAAATGTTTATAAACCATTGATGGCATATAATTTTTTACAATCTGCACATCTTTTGTCAGATGCTTGTATTTCTTTTTCTAATTTTTGTGTAAAAGGAATTATGCCAAATTATAAGAGAATTAAAGAATTATTAGATAAATCTTTAATGCTCGTTACGGCCCTTAACCCTCATATTGGATATGAAAAATCAGCAAAAATTGCAAAATATGCATATAAAAACAATACGACATTGAAAGAAGAAGCTGTTAGATTGGGATATTTAACCATTGAAGAATTTGATAAATTAGTAAGACCAGAAAAAATGGTGTAA
- a CDS encoding FtsB family cell division protein, whose amino-acid sequence MDKKKQKINSKKIRIYKKILKSKYFWISLFFFIWISFFDTNSLVLHWELNRSIKEMILDRDFLEKRIFLEKNFLKKLNTDNKCLEKLAREKFYMKKDNEDLFVIKNKK is encoded by the coding sequence ATGGATAAAAAAAAACAAAAAATAAATTCTAAAAAAATTAGAATCTATAAAAAAATATTGAAAAGCAAATATTTTTGGATTAGTTTATTCTTTTTTATATGGATATCTTTTTTTGATACAAATTCTTTAGTATTACATTGGGAATTAAATAGAAGTATAAAAGAAATGATATTAGATAGAGATTTTTTAGAAAAAAGAATTTTTTTGGAAAAAAATTTTTTGAAAAAATTAAATACAGATAACAAATGTTTGGAAAAATTAGCGAGAGAAAAATTTTACATGAAAAAAGATAATGAAGATTTATTCGTCATAAAAAACAAAAAATGA